The following proteins come from a genomic window of Salvelinus sp. IW2-2015 unplaced genomic scaffold, ASM291031v2 Un_scaffold16399, whole genome shotgun sequence:
- the LOC112080644 gene encoding DENN domain-containing protein 3-like: protein MCHLGHNLCAEYVALLCAQNCMLGLDQDQVWIGSQDSIIYIIDTRSMSCNKQLTDHRHEVMDFALEESDKMSQTYSCSADGTVILWDLSTLKVKKQFQLACDWLMSIQLFNGTLWCCARDGIIELRKDGTPHRKMTLPEDLRSMPTEFSSLILFVERGQLWTSCSDSDELCLWHCKDLTKPFLRVQLQNCTGVNCMIKVKNQIWVGCSGPSPDQCRVSGKIYIVDTESHSVEKELMAHTDSVQALCSAEGRYVLSGSACQDGKIAIWKVE, encoded by the exons atgtgccatttgggacacaatttATGTGCTGAATACGTGGCTTTATTATGTGCACAGAACTGCATGCTGGGATTGGACCAGGATCAAGTATGGATTGGCTCCCAGGATTCCATCATTTACATAATTGACACTCGCAGCATGTCCTGCAATAAGCAGCTGACAGAYCACAGGCATGAGGTTATGGACTTTGCCCTGGAGGAGAGTGACAAGATGAG ccAGACATACTCCTGTAGTGCCGATGGAACAGTCATTCTGTGGGACCTCTCAACGCTAAAAGTGAAAAAGCAGTTTCAACTGGCCTGTGATTGGCTTATGTCCATTCAGCTCTTCAATGGAACACTGTGGTGCT GTGCCAGAGACGGCATCATTGAACTGAGGAAGGACGGAACCCCACATCGTAAGATGACACTTCCTGAGGATCTACGGAGCATGCCCACTGAGTTCAGCAGCCTCATCCTCTTCGTAGAG AGGGGCCAGTTGTGGACGAGCTGTTCTGATTCTGACGAGCTCTGTCTCTGGCACTGTAAAGACCTGACCAAGCCTTTCCTGAGGGTGCAGCTGCAGAACTGTACAGGGGTCAACTGTATGATCAAGGTTAAGAATCAG ATCTGGGTTGGCTGCAGCGGGCCGAGCCCTGACCAATGCAGGGTGAGTGGGAAGATCTACATAGTGGACACAGAGAGCCACAGTGTAGAGAAAGAGCTGATggcccacacagacagtgtccagGCACTGTGCTCTGCAGAGGGCCGCTATGTACTCAGCGGCTCCGCCTGCCAGGATGGCAAAATCGCCATTTGGAAGGTTGAGTAG